One Anolis carolinensis isolate JA03-04 chromosome 5, rAnoCar3.1.pri, whole genome shotgun sequence DNA segment encodes these proteins:
- the tmem144 gene encoding transmembrane protein 144, whose protein sequence is MATGGSQGSNVPEKNLRLTTSAVAVLLSGTTFVPVKKFDVGDGMFFQWVLCAGISAVGLVVEFTQRSPTFWPLAMVGGFLWATGNVTVVPIVKTIGLALGLLIWASFNLLTGWAISRFGLFGIEPEPVAKPVLNYVGAGLSMLSIILFLLIKNDDEGSPSTSEFTPLSKDEQLNACERGLYQKPKNAAEQGTENKDNVSWLKGLSPLKKRIVGCSLAAIAGILYGSSFVPILYIKYHGKRNVPGYEGASQTDLDYVPAQFLGIFVTSTIYFLIYWRAMSNNVKVDFETVIPGFISGILWAITTCYWFIANGYLAAIVSFPIITAGPGILAAVWGVLVFKEIKGLKNHVLLIVGFCFIVAGLLSTIFSKT, encoded by the exons ATGGCGACGGGTGGTTCACAAGGAAGTAATGTTCCTGAAAAAAACCTTCGCCTTACTACTTCAGCAGTAGCTGTCCTCTTATCTGGAACAACTTTTGTGCCAGTTAAGAAATTCGACGTTGGGGATG gAATGTTCTTCCAGTGGGTTCTATGTGCTGGCATCTCAGCAGTAGGTCTAGTTGTTGAGTTCACTCAGAGAAGCCCTACATTTTGGCCTCTTGCTATGGTTGGGGGCTTTTTATGGGCTACAG GTAATGTCACGGTTGTTCCTATTGTAAAAACCATTGGGCTAGCCCTTGGTCTTTTAATCTGGGCTTCTTTTAACCTGCTTACTGGCTGGGCCATCTCAAG GTTTGGTTTGTTTGGAATTGAGCCAGAACCAGTTGCAAAGCCTGTCTTGAACTATGTTGGAGCTGGACTTTCAATGCTcag CATCATCCTGTTccttttaattaaaaatgatGATGAAGGTTCACCATCTACATCAGAATTTACGCCATTATCTAAAGATGAG CAACTCAATGCTTGCGAACGTGGGCTTTATCAAAAGCCAAAAAACGCTGCTGAACAAGGAACTGAAAACAAAGACAATGTGTCATGGTTGAAAGGACTTTCTCCACTGAAAAAGAGAATAGT AGGCTGCTCTCTGGCTGCGATCGCTGGCATATTGTATGGTTCTAGTTTTGTGCCTATACTTTATATCAAGTACCATGGCAAAAGGAATGTACCGGGCTATGAAGGAGCCAGTCAGACTG ATTTAGATTATGTTCCTGCACAATTCCTTGGTATCTTTGTTACAAGTACCATCTACTTTTTGATCTACTGGAGAGCGATGTCAAATAATGTTAAAGTTGATTTTGAAACCGTAATTCCAG GTTTTATTTCTGGCATACTGTGGGCAATCACCACTTGCTATTGGTTTATTGCGAATGGATACCTTGCTGCTATAGTCAGCTTTCCCATAATAACCGCA GGTCCTGGCATTCTAGCTGCAGTGTGGGGAGTGCTGGTGTTCAAAGAAATAAAG ggactgaagaaccatgtcctGCTCATTGTTGGATTTTGCTTCATCGTAGCTGGATTGCTTTCAACCATTTTTTCAAAAACCTGA